From Nerophis lumbriciformis linkage group LG13, RoL_Nlum_v2.1, whole genome shotgun sequence, one genomic window encodes:
- the LOC133613926 gene encoding uncharacterized protein, producing MCERTIAEYEEELCPTKEEKERQHEKHQVVLHTTDIHQLIGHQEECLPHLQGDRFTSEDPQPSHFKGHDGDSQPPYFKEEEEGECVVGQEEDDVSKFPLTVVSVKTEEHEDKAPESSQLHHSPNVQQPLHIKKEEDDPQPTHIKEEAEDPHMKEEEEGECVVGQEEDDVSKFPLTVVSVKTEEHEDKAPESSQLHHSPNVQRVSAGSHEEEWHTSVGQKELQAPSHIKEEQLHDEDEAQSLQLHHSQSEENRGAELVSQHITEADGEHCEDIKSEPDSIFAPLSDMDHMMSHSSDHSDHIQKPLESKNDSKGDTRHHTNNKHIDCSECGKSFRQKSNFTEHMRMHTGEKTFSCSVCKKSFSRKGGMTTHMRTHTGEKPFTCSVCAKRFKTKNYIILHMRTHTGEKPFTCSVCKKSFSTKPHMTTHMRTYTAEKPFTCSVCAKRFKTKNYMILHMRTHTGEKPFTCSVCKKSFSTKPHMTTHMRTHTGEKHFACSACAKRFYSKNDVILHMRTHTGEKPFTCSVCKKNFSIKRNMIIHKRTHTGERPFACSACAKRFYSKNDMILHMRTHTGEKPFTCSVCKKSFSIKHHMTTHMRTHTGEKPFSCSACVKRFRFMYQASRHKCVKVMEAAGM from the exons atgtgcgaaagaaccatagcagagtacgaggaggaactttgtccaacaaaagaggagaaggagcgacaacatgaaaaacatcaagttgtgttacacacaacag acatccatcagctgattggacaccaagaagaatgtctccctcatctgcagggggacagaTTCACTTCAGAagatccacagccctcacattTTAAAGGGCACGATGGGGATTCACAGCCCCcctattttaaagaggaagaggagggagagtgtgttgtagggcaggaggaggatgatgtcagcaagtttccactgactgttgtctctgtgaagactgaagagcatgaagacaaagcacctgagtcctcacagcttcatcacagtccaa acgttcaacagccccttcacattaaaaaggaagaggatgatccacagcccacccacattaaagaggaagcggaggatccacacatgaaagaggaagaggagggagagtgtgttgtagggcaggaggaggatgatgtcagcaagtttccactgactgttgtctctgtgaagactgaagagcatgaagacaaagcacctgagtcctcacagcttcatcacagtccaa acgtccagcgggtgtcagcggggagtcatgaagaggagtggcacaccagtgtgggacagaaggagctacaggccccctcccacattaaagaggagcagcttcatgatgaagatgaagctcagtccttacagcttcatcacagtcaaagtgaggagaacagaggggcggagcttgtaagtcaacacatcacagaagctgatggagagcattgtgaagatatcaagtcagaaccagacagcatctttgctccactgtcagacatggaccacatgatgtcacactcttctgatcacagtgaccacatccaaaaacctttggagagtaaaaatgactctaaaggtgatacgagacatcacactaacaacaaacacattgactgctctgaatgtgggaaatcatttagacagaAGAGTAATTTTACAGAACACATGAGAATGCATACTGGAGAGAAAACTTtttcttgctctgtttgtaagaagagtttctccagaaaaggtggcatgaccacacacatgagaacacacactggagagaaaccttttacttgctctgtttgtgctaaaagattcaaaacTAAGAATTACataatattacacatgagaacacacactggagagaaaccgtttacttgctctgtttgtaagaagagtttctccacaaagccacacatgaccacacacatgagaacatacactgcagagaaaccttttacttgctctgtttgtgctaaaagattcaaaacTAAGAattacatgatattacacatgagaacacatacaggtgagaaaccttttacttgctctgtttgtaagaagagtttctccacaaagccacacatgaccacacacatgagaacacacactggagagaaacattttgcttgctcagcttgtgctaaaagattctacTCTAAGAATGacgtgatattacacatgagaacacatactggagagaaaccttttacttgctctgtttgtaagaagaattTCTCCATAAAACGTAACATGATCATACACAAGaggacacacactggagagagaccttttgcttgctcagcttgtgctaaaagattctactctaagaatgacatgatattacacatgagaacacatactggagagaaaccttttacttgctctgtttgtaagaagagtttctccatcaagcatcacatgaccacacacatgagaacacacactggagagaaaccgtttagttgctcTGCATGTGTTAAAAGGTTCAGGTTTATGTATCAGGCcagtagacacaagtgtgtaaaagtcatggaagctgcagggatgtaa